Proteins found in one Hyalangium gracile genomic segment:
- a CDS encoding M20 metallopeptidase family protein, with the protein MKRLVLAVILLASCGKTTPPPEESPLVALAAKATALQPELVAIRRDIHRHPELSGAESRTAGVVAERLRALGLEVRPGVGGHGVVAILRGGRPGPVVAYRADMDAVRGDEPPGREYGSTVPGVQHVCGHDVHTAIGIGVAGVLASVRERMPGTAVFLFQPAEENIQGAEAMIRDGAISDPRPDVIYALHSFPFPVGTVAQGAVFAGLDQFTLELTGEHSTQEVGQRVLTSLSRLGTVAPLKSAEQVAPHLADLQRPDSAYATAVYMNVKLGAAGNGNVLVRGSVKAGADAMYPRLRQAVKELVERELGATGYQLSFRDSVFPSMASDPRVTAEAAPALVEAIGEENVLSIHRTHIYSGEDFALFLQRVPGTMFLLGVANLERGILGAPHFPDFDVDEESILVGTKAMSAVVWQRLSQG; encoded by the coding sequence ATGAAACGACTCGTGCTCGCTGTGATTCTGCTGGCCTCCTGCGGAAAGACGACGCCCCCTCCCGAGGAATCGCCCCTGGTCGCCCTGGCCGCGAAGGCCACCGCGCTGCAACCGGAGCTCGTCGCCATCCGCAGGGACATCCACCGTCACCCCGAGCTGTCTGGCGCCGAGAGCCGCACCGCTGGCGTGGTTGCCGAGCGCCTGCGGGCACTGGGCCTCGAGGTGCGCCCCGGCGTCGGAGGGCATGGAGTCGTCGCCATCCTCCGGGGAGGCCGCCCGGGCCCCGTGGTCGCCTACCGCGCGGACATGGACGCCGTCCGAGGCGATGAGCCGCCCGGGCGCGAGTACGGCTCCACCGTTCCAGGCGTTCAGCACGTGTGCGGGCATGACGTGCACACCGCCATCGGCATCGGCGTGGCCGGCGTCCTGGCCTCCGTGCGCGAGCGGATGCCCGGCACCGCGGTGTTCCTCTTCCAGCCCGCGGAGGAGAACATCCAGGGCGCGGAGGCGATGATCCGCGACGGAGCCATCAGCGACCCGCGTCCGGACGTCATCTATGCCCTGCACTCCTTCCCGTTCCCCGTGGGCACCGTCGCGCAGGGAGCCGTCTTCGCGGGGCTCGACCAGTTCACGCTCGAGCTTACCGGCGAGCACTCCACGCAGGAGGTGGGGCAGCGTGTCCTGACGAGCCTCTCGCGCCTCGGCACGGTCGCGCCCCTCAAGTCGGCCGAGCAGGTGGCCCCGCATCTGGCCGACCTCCAGCGCCCCGACAGCGCGTACGCCACGGCCGTCTACATGAACGTGAAGCTCGGGGCCGCGGGGAACGGGAATGTCCTCGTGCGCGGATCGGTGAAGGCCGGGGCCGATGCCATGTATCCGCGGCTGCGTCAGGCCGTGAAGGAGCTCGTGGAGCGCGAGCTGGGCGCCACGGGCTACCAGCTGTCGTTCCGGGACTCGGTGTTCCCGAGCATGGCGAGCGACCCTCGGGTGACCGCCGAGGCTGCCCCCGCGCTCGTGGAGGCGATCGGCGAGGAGAACGTGCTCTCCATCCACCGGACTCACATCTACTCGGGCGAGGACTTCGCGCTCTTCCTTCAGCGCGTCCCCGGGACCATGTTCCTCCTCGGGGTGGCGAACCTCGAGCGCGGCATCCTCGGCGCTCCCCACTTCCCGGACTTCGATGTGGACGAGGAGTCGATCCTCGTCGGCACCAAGGCCATGAGCGCCGTGGTGTGGCAGCGGCTGTCACAGGGCTGA
- a CDS encoding TetR/AcrR family transcriptional regulator: MPRPALSEEVVQEQRERALRAASALFSRHGVESVSVRAIAQALKVSPMGLYRYFPGGKAELLATIRGRGFEQLAVELEQARAETEDPLDRILRLLRAMLRFATRQPELYRMMFDVTQPEERDEYLATRRARAWQPAFTSFEAAIRAGVLRGDPRTVPHLFFAGVHGVIAFEHSTQPYANRRLDRLIGPMLETLFRGSGGSLATLRRVRQTFRTPKHPPDT, encoded by the coding sequence ATGCCACGTCCTGCTCTGTCCGAAGAAGTCGTCCAGGAGCAGCGCGAGCGCGCCCTCCGGGCCGCGTCAGCGCTCTTCTCCCGTCACGGTGTCGAGTCCGTCAGCGTTCGCGCCATCGCCCAGGCGCTGAAGGTTTCCCCCATGGGGCTCTACCGCTACTTCCCCGGCGGCAAGGCGGAGCTCCTGGCCACCATCCGCGGGCGCGGCTTCGAGCAGCTGGCGGTGGAGCTGGAGCAGGCCCGCGCCGAGACGGAGGATCCCCTCGACCGCATCCTTCGCCTCCTGCGCGCGATGCTCCGCTTCGCCACGCGCCAGCCGGAGCTGTACCGGATGATGTTCGACGTCACGCAGCCGGAGGAGCGTGACGAGTATCTCGCCACTCGCCGGGCGCGGGCCTGGCAGCCGGCCTTCACCAGCTTCGAGGCGGCCATCCGCGCCGGCGTGCTGCGTGGCGATCCGCGGACGGTTCCCCATCTCTTCTTCGCCGGTGTCCACGGCGTCATCGCCTTCGAGCACTCCACGCAGCCCTACGCGAACCGCCGGCTCGACCGGCTCATCGGGCCCATGCTCGAGACGCTCTTCCGAGGCTCCGGCGGCAGCCTCGCGACACTTCGCAGAGTCCGCCAGACGTTCCGTACCCCGAAGCACCCACCTGACACCTGA